One Burkholderia cepacia genomic window carries:
- a CDS encoding efflux RND transporter permease subunit, with translation MFERLIRFAIAHRWLVMLAVAAVAALGVFSYQKLPIDAVPDITNVQVQINTSAPGYSPLEAEQRITYPIETVMAGLPGLEQTRSISRYGLSQVTVIFKDGTDIYFARQLVNERIQEAKDKLPAGIAPAMGPTSTGLGEIYLWTVEADAAARKPDGTRYTAADLRELQDWVVRPQLRNVRGVTEVNSIGGYVKEYRVAPNPAKLMSYGLTLADVVRALERNNDNVGAGYIEKRGEQYLVRVPGQARTVDDIANIVLTNVGGVPVRMKDVGVVDIGRELRTGAATSNGEEVVLGTVFMLMGENSRTVSNAVAAKMADVNRTLPAGVKAIPVYDRTVLVEKAVSTVKKNLLEGAILVIAVLFLFLGNIRAALITALVIPLSMLMTFTGMVNAKVSANLMSLGALDFGIIVDGAVVIVENCVRRLAHAQAAAGRPLTRDERFAEVFGASQEARRALIFGQLIIMVVYLPIFALTGVEGKMFHPMAITVVMALAAAMVLTVTFIPAAVALFIGERVEEKENRLMGWARRAYEPVLAAFMVRPARVMLGAAAIVALTLGLATRLGSEFIPSLNEGDLAVSALRIPGTSLSQSVEMQKSIEKTLKARFPEIERVFARTGTAEIAADPMPPNLSDGYIMLKPADRWPDPKKPRDQLVREIEEALAELPGNAYEFSQPIQLRFNELISGVRSDVAVKIFGDDMAVLNQTGEQIAAALQKVPGASEVKVEQTTGLPVLTVNLDRDKLARYGVSVADLQDSVAAAVGGQKAGTLFQGDRRFDIVVRLPDELRSDIEAIKRLPIALPAPAAGAGAPLAAAPYVPLAELATIDVAPGPNQISREDGKRRVVVSANVRGRDVGSFVADARERLQQDVRVPAGYWVSWGGQFEQLQSASERLKLVVPLALFMVFVLLFVMFNNVKDGLLVFTGIPFALSGGVVSLWLRGIPLSITAAVGFIALSGVAVLNGLVMISFIRNLRDEGMPLDAAVRDGALTRLRPVLMTALVASLGFLPMAFATGTGAEVQRPLATVVIGGILSSTALTLLVLPVLYRVSHAMSWRTAFRAGLGAGAPIRMLRRIGLFKGNA, from the coding sequence ATGTTTGAACGCCTGATCCGCTTTGCGATTGCGCACCGCTGGCTCGTGATGCTGGCGGTCGCGGCCGTGGCCGCGCTGGGTGTGTTCAGCTACCAGAAGCTGCCGATCGACGCGGTGCCCGACATCACGAACGTGCAGGTCCAGATCAACACGTCCGCGCCCGGTTATTCGCCGCTCGAGGCAGAGCAGCGCATCACCTACCCGATCGAGACCGTGATGGCCGGGCTGCCGGGCCTCGAGCAGACGCGCTCGATCTCGCGCTACGGGCTGTCGCAGGTCACCGTGATCTTCAAGGACGGCACCGACATCTATTTCGCGCGGCAGCTCGTCAACGAGCGCATCCAGGAAGCGAAGGACAAGCTGCCGGCCGGCATCGCGCCCGCGATGGGGCCGACGTCGACGGGCCTCGGCGAGATCTACCTGTGGACCGTCGAGGCCGACGCCGCCGCGCGCAAGCCCGACGGCACGCGCTATACGGCGGCCGACCTGCGCGAGCTGCAGGACTGGGTCGTACGGCCGCAACTGCGCAACGTGCGCGGCGTGACCGAGGTCAACTCGATCGGCGGCTACGTGAAGGAATACCGTGTCGCGCCGAACCCGGCGAAGCTGATGTCGTACGGGCTGACGCTCGCCGACGTCGTGCGCGCGCTGGAGCGCAACAACGACAACGTCGGCGCCGGCTACATCGAAAAGCGCGGCGAGCAGTATCTCGTGCGCGTGCCGGGCCAGGCGCGCACCGTCGACGACATCGCGAACATCGTGCTGACCAACGTCGGCGGCGTGCCGGTGCGAATGAAGGACGTCGGCGTGGTCGACATCGGCCGCGAGTTGCGCACCGGTGCCGCGACGTCGAACGGCGAGGAAGTCGTGCTCGGCACGGTCTTCATGCTGATGGGCGAGAACAGCCGGACGGTGTCGAATGCCGTCGCGGCGAAGATGGCGGACGTGAACCGCACGCTGCCGGCCGGCGTGAAGGCGATTCCGGTGTACGACCGCACGGTGCTCGTCGAGAAGGCCGTCTCGACGGTGAAGAAGAACCTGCTCGAAGGCGCGATCCTCGTGATCGCCGTGCTGTTCCTGTTCCTCGGCAACATCCGCGCGGCGCTGATCACCGCGCTGGTGATCCCGCTATCGATGCTGATGACCTTCACCGGCATGGTCAACGCGAAGGTGAGCGCGAACCTGATGAGCCTCGGCGCGCTCGACTTCGGGATCATCGTCGACGGCGCGGTGGTGATCGTCGAGAACTGCGTGCGGCGGCTCGCGCATGCGCAGGCGGCGGCCGGCCGGCCGCTCACGCGCGACGAGCGCTTTGCGGAAGTGTTCGGCGCATCGCAGGAAGCGCGCCGCGCGCTGATCTTCGGGCAACTGATCATCATGGTCGTGTACCTGCCGATCTTTGCGCTGACCGGCGTCGAAGGCAAGATGTTCCACCCGATGGCGATCACCGTCGTGATGGCGCTCGCGGCCGCGATGGTGCTGACCGTCACGTTCATTCCCGCAGCCGTCGCGCTGTTCATCGGCGAGCGTGTCGAGGAGAAGGAGAACCGTTTGATGGGCTGGGCGCGGCGCGCATACGAACCGGTTCTCGCCGCGTTCATGGTGCGTCCGGCGCGGGTCATGCTGGGCGCGGCGGCGATCGTCGCGCTCACGCTCGGGCTCGCCACGCGGCTCGGCAGCGAGTTCATCCCGAGCCTCAACGAGGGCGATCTGGCCGTCTCCGCACTGCGGATTCCCGGCACGAGCCTGTCGCAGTCGGTCGAGATGCAGAAGTCGATCGAGAAGACGCTGAAGGCGCGCTTTCCCGAGATCGAGCGCGTGTTCGCGCGCACCGGCACGGCCGAGATCGCGGCCGACCCGATGCCGCCGAACCTGTCCGACGGCTACATCATGCTGAAGCCCGCCGACCGGTGGCCCGACCCGAAGAAGCCGCGCGACCAGCTCGTGCGCGAGATCGAGGAGGCGCTCGCCGAGCTGCCGGGCAACGCGTACGAGTTCTCTCAGCCGATCCAGCTGCGCTTCAACGAGCTGATCTCGGGCGTGCGCAGCGACGTCGCGGTGAAGATCTTCGGCGACGACATGGCGGTGCTGAACCAGACCGGCGAACAGATCGCGGCCGCGTTGCAGAAGGTGCCGGGCGCGTCGGAGGTAAAGGTCGAGCAGACGACCGGGCTGCCGGTGCTGACGGTCAACCTCGACCGCGACAAGCTCGCGCGCTACGGCGTGAGCGTTGCCGACCTGCAGGACTCGGTGGCGGCGGCCGTCGGCGGGCAGAAGGCCGGTACGCTGTTCCAGGGCGACCGCCGTTTCGACATCGTCGTGCGGCTGCCCGACGAACTGCGCTCGGACATCGAGGCGATCAAGCGGCTGCCGATCGCGTTGCCCGCACCGGCCGCCGGCGCCGGCGCGCCGCTCGCGGCGGCACCGTACGTGCCGTTGGCCGAACTCGCGACGATCGACGTCGCGCCGGGCCCGAACCAGATCAGCCGCGAGGACGGCAAGCGGCGGGTGGTCGTCAGCGCGAACGTGCGCGGCCGCGACGTCGGCTCGTTCGTCGCCGATGCGCGCGAGCGGTTGCAGCAGGACGTGCGCGTGCCGGCCGGCTACTGGGTGTCGTGGGGCGGCCAGTTCGAGCAGTTGCAAAGCGCGAGCGAGCGCCTGAAGCTCGTCGTGCCGCTCGCGCTGTTCATGGTGTTCGTGCTGCTGTTCGTGATGTTCAACAACGTGAAGGACGGGCTGCTCGTGTTCACCGGCATTCCGTTCGCGCTGAGCGGCGGCGTCGTGTCGCTGTGGCTGCGCGGGATTCCGCTGTCGATCACGGCGGCGGTCGGCTTCATCGCGCTGTCGGGCGTCGCCGTGCTCAACGGTCTCGTGATGATCTCGTTCATCCGCAACCTGCGCGACGAAGGGATGCCGCTCGATGCTGCCGTGCGCGACGGTGCACTCACGCGGCTGCGGCCCGTGTTGATGACCGCGCTGGTCGCGTCGCTCGGCTTCCTGCCGATGGCGTTCGCGACCGGCACCGGCGCCGAGGTGCAGCGCCCGCTCGCGACGGTCGTGATCGGCGGTATCCTGTCGTCCACGGCGCTGACGCTGCTGGTGCTGCCCGTGCTGTATCGCGTCAGCCATGCGATGTCGTGGCGAACGGCGTTCAGGGCCGGGCTCGGCGCCGGTGCGCCGATTCGGATGCTGAGACGGATCGGTCTCTTCAAGGGTAATGCGTGA
- the irlR gene encoding heavy metal response regulator transcription factor IrlR yields the protein MRILIVEDEPKTGAYLRKGLTEAGYVVDWVEDGITGQHQAETEEYDLLVLDVMLPGQDGWTLLQNLRRSKSTPVLFLTARDDVGDRVKGLELGADDYLAKPFDFVELTARIKSILRRGQPRDSNTLRVADLELDLTRRKATRQGDTILLTAKEFALLWLLMRREGEILPRATIASQVWDMNFNSDTNVVDSAIRRLRSKIDDAYEPKLIHTVRGMGYVLETRGGAAA from the coding sequence ATGCGAATTCTGATTGTCGAAGATGAACCGAAGACGGGCGCGTATCTGCGCAAGGGCCTCACCGAGGCCGGCTACGTCGTCGACTGGGTCGAGGACGGCATCACGGGCCAGCATCAGGCCGAGACCGAGGAGTACGACCTGCTCGTGCTCGACGTGATGCTGCCGGGGCAGGATGGCTGGACACTGCTGCAGAACCTGCGGCGCAGCAAGTCGACGCCCGTGCTGTTCCTCACGGCGCGCGACGATGTCGGCGATCGCGTGAAGGGGCTCGAGCTCGGCGCCGACGACTATCTCGCGAAGCCGTTCGACTTCGTCGAGCTGACCGCGCGCATCAAGTCGATCCTGCGGCGCGGCCAGCCGCGCGACTCGAACACGCTGCGCGTGGCCGACCTCGAACTCGACCTGACGCGCCGCAAGGCGACCCGGCAGGGCGACACGATCCTGCTGACCGCGAAGGAATTCGCATTGCTGTGGCTGCTGATGCGCCGCGAAGGCGAGATCCTGCCGCGCGCGACGATCGCGTCGCAGGTATGGGACATGAACTTCAACAGCGACACGAACGTCGTCGATTCGGCGATCCGGCGGCTGCGCTCGAAGATCGACGACGCGTACGAACCGAAGCTGATCCACACGGTGCGCGGGATGGGCTACGTGCTCGAAACGCGCGGCGGCGCGGCCGCATGA
- a CDS encoding heavy metal sensor histidine kinase, producing the protein MIARLLPRTLRGRLTALIILSTSVILASSGVALYEALSNRVETTAAEQLSGIVAALRTHLAEARTTADVARNTDIWIDQLHGHPNMELAIYDAAGTRLVGTDGFSAYAPLLSLDARNMPAAFVAPRSTLSYLVATAPLAGAAAPAPVVRVVVQYDRRADIQQLRTHAYTIVVIEVFGVVLAAAIAYGIAALGLSPLRRFAARAEQMSTSRLAHPLPELDTSGELKELEHAFNGMLERLNESFTRLSQFSSNLAHDMRTPLTNLQAAAQVVLSQPRSADEYRNVIESSIDEYQRLSRMIEDMLFLARSEQAGTSIDVRRLDAAVEAERVAGYYEPLAEDAGVSVKVDGHAWVDADLTLYQRALSNLLSNALTYAPRGSVIAIDCMGADGATTIAVSDTGPGIAAEHVGRIFERFYRVDPSRHNSASGTGLGLAIVRSIMDNHGGECGVDSDPGRRTTFWLRFPHRVVVAKLPRA; encoded by the coding sequence ATGATCGCGCGCCTGCTGCCGCGCACGCTGCGTGGACGCCTGACCGCGCTGATCATCCTGTCGACGTCGGTGATCCTCGCGTCGAGCGGTGTCGCGCTCTACGAAGCGCTGAGCAATCGCGTCGAGACGACGGCCGCGGAGCAGTTGAGCGGGATCGTCGCCGCATTGCGCACGCATCTAGCCGAGGCGCGCACGACGGCCGACGTCGCGCGCAATACCGACATCTGGATCGACCAGTTGCATGGTCATCCGAACATGGAGCTGGCCATCTACGACGCCGCCGGCACTCGCCTCGTCGGCACCGACGGATTCAGCGCCTATGCGCCGCTGCTGTCGCTGGACGCGCGCAACATGCCCGCGGCCTTCGTCGCGCCGCGCTCGACCCTGAGCTATCTCGTCGCGACCGCGCCGCTTGCCGGCGCAGCCGCACCCGCGCCCGTCGTGCGCGTCGTGGTTCAGTACGACCGGCGCGCGGACATCCAGCAACTGCGCACGCATGCTTATACGATCGTCGTGATCGAGGTGTTCGGCGTGGTGCTCGCGGCCGCGATCGCGTACGGCATCGCGGCGCTGGGCTTGAGCCCGCTGCGGCGCTTCGCGGCGCGGGCCGAGCAGATGTCGACGAGCCGGCTGGCCCATCCGCTGCCGGAACTCGATACGTCGGGCGAGCTGAAGGAGCTCGAGCATGCATTCAACGGGATGCTCGAGCGGCTGAACGAATCGTTCACGCGGCTGAGCCAGTTCTCGTCGAATCTCGCGCACGACATGCGCACGCCGCTCACGAACCTTCAGGCGGCCGCGCAGGTCGTGCTGTCGCAGCCGCGCAGCGCGGACGAATACCGGAACGTGATCGAGTCGAGCATCGACGAATACCAGCGGCTGTCGCGGATGATCGAGGACATGCTGTTTCTCGCGCGCTCGGAACAGGCCGGCACGTCGATCGACGTGCGCCGCCTCGACGCCGCCGTGGAGGCGGAACGCGTCGCGGGCTATTACGAACCGCTCGCCGAGGACGCCGGCGTGTCGGTCAAGGTGGACGGCCACGCGTGGGTCGACGCGGACCTGACGCTGTACCAGCGCGCGCTGAGCAACTTGCTGTCGAATGCGCTGACCTATGCGCCGCGCGGCAGCGTGATCGCGATCGACTGCATGGGCGCGGACGGCGCGACGACGATCGCCGTGTCGGATACGGGGCCGGGCATTGCCGCGGAGCATGTCGGGCGGATCTTCGAGCGCTTCTATCGTGTTGATCCGTCGCGGCACAACTCCGCATCGGGCACGGGGCTCGGCCTCGCGATCGTCCGGTCGATCATGGACAATCACGGCGGCGAATGCGGCGTCGACAGCGATCCCGGCCGGCGCACGACGTTCTGGCTGCGCTTTCCGCACCGGGTGGTCGTGGCGAAGCTGCCTCGCGCGTGA
- a CDS encoding DUF4148 domain-containing protein has protein sequence MKAARMAALFVTATLSLGIAAQAAHAQGKTRAQVVNELKQAQHDGVVPTSKTQYPATTGIVTRNKELHGISVHAGDASPQADRHDNLAGR, from the coding sequence ATGAAAGCAGCAAGGATGGCAGCACTGTTCGTCACCGCCACGCTGTCGCTCGGCATCGCGGCCCAGGCCGCGCATGCGCAGGGCAAGACCCGCGCGCAGGTCGTCAACGAACTGAAGCAGGCGCAGCACGACGGCGTCGTGCCGACGAGCAAGACGCAGTATCCTGCGACCACCGGCATCGTCACGCGCAACAAGGAGCTTCACGGGATTTCGGTGCATGCGGGCGACGCGTCGCCGCAGGCCGACCGCCATGACAATCTCGCCGGGCGCTGA
- a CDS encoding DUF4148 domain-containing protein: protein MTETSCGDHACAPLANHSEGSFHDFLQGANNMKRLRLTIAIAAASLSIAAFAEGAAAQSKTRQEVLRELLQARHDGVIPSTKQDYPPSPALIERNKEIHRATVHGGEQAPMFDAHDERFAVR from the coding sequence GTGACGGAAACGTCATGTGGCGATCACGCGTGCGCACCGCTTGCGAATCATAGTGAAGGCTCCTTTCACGATTTCCTGCAAGGAGCGAACAACATGAAACGCCTGCGACTCACGATCGCCATTGCCGCCGCGTCGCTTTCGATCGCGGCATTTGCCGAAGGCGCGGCCGCACAATCGAAGACTCGACAGGAAGTTCTCCGGGAGCTCCTGCAGGCTCGGCACGACGGCGTGATCCCGAGCACGAAGCAAGACTACCCGCCGAGTCCCGCGCTCATCGAGCGCAATAAGGAGATTCACCGCGCGACCGTCCATGGCGGCGAACAGGCGCCGATGTTCGATGCGCACGACGAGCGCTTTGCGGTTCGCTGA